GACACAATCAAACCCGTTTGAAAATAGTTAACGGCTTAATGAATTATTACCAACATTAAGCCGTTATTTCCCGCCTTACTAACATTACAACCCTTCGTTTTAGTCTATACACACTGTTTTTTCACTCTGATTATTCTACACAAAGAGGTACCAATTTAAGACCCAATTCTATTAATTATTAGTAACATGTTTTTTCCTTTTTTTCTTTATTGTTGTCAGCGAATAACGCTATTCATACAGTTTTAAGGTAAGCGCTTTACTATCAATGTTTAAACTTCTTTATAGTTAATGATTCCTGAAAGGTTGAATATGAAAAAGGCAATAAAAATAATGGGTTATATTCTATTAACCTTGTTGTTCGTTGCAGCTATTATGTTGTACAACATTTACGATTATACCGAGCATTCGGTTGAGTTTGATAAAACTAAGTTTGCTAAAGTAACTACAGATGAGCAACTGGACCAACTTACCCATAGCCTGATTAAGCAAATGAGCTTAGATGAAAAAATTCAGCAACTTTATGGTCGTCCTCTATCTGATGCTATGATCTTAGTTATCAACAGTGCCGTTTTTGGTCGTACTCCACCAGTTTATGGTGGTGGTAATGAACGCTTGAATATTCCACCTTATGCTTTCTCTGATGGCCCACGCGGAGTTCGGGCAAACAAAGAAAGAACCGCCGGGGATAAGCTCGGTGTTACCTCATTTCCTGTTTCTATGGCCCGTGGTGCTAGTTGGGATATTGAACTAGAAAGCCAAATTTATGATGTTATTGGCAAAGAAATGCGCGCCAGTGGTATTAATTATACCGGCACACCTACTATCAACTTATTGCGACACCCGGGGTGGGGACGTGCTCAAGAAGTGTATTCGGAAGATCCTTGGCTGATGGGCGAGTTTGGTTTAGCAGCAGTAAATGCCTTACAGCACCATAATGTTATGTCATGTGCAAAACACTTTGCTTTAAACAGTATTGAAAATTCACGTTTTGTTGTTGATGTTGAAGTTGATGAACGTACGTTACGTGAAGTGTATCTGCCGCACTTTAAAAAAGTGGTACAAGAAGGTAATGTTGCCTCGCTTATGGCTTCTTACAATAAGGTCCTAGGTGAGTATGCTGGTCAAAATAAATACTTATTAACCGACATTCTTCGTGATGAGTGGGGTTTTAAAGGTTTTGTTAGCTCTGATTGGTTTTTTGGTACATATGACGGTATCGCTAGTATTCAAGCAGGCTTAAATGTAGAGATGCCTTATCAAAAAGTTTATCAACAAGATACCATCGAACAAGGTATTGCTGACGGTGCAATCACCGAAGCACAAATTGACAAGCTGGTATTTGATACTTTAAGAACCCAACTTAAATTTGGTTTGGCACAAGATCCTATGGCATACCCTGATTCGATTATTGCCACGCCGGAGTCAATTGAATTAACCCGAATTGCCGCTGAAAAAAGCATGGTATTGCTTAAAAATGGC
The Thalassotalea hakodatensis genome window above contains:
- a CDS encoding glycoside hydrolase family 3 C-terminal domain-containing protein codes for the protein MKKAIKIMGYILLTLLFVAAIMLYNIYDYTEHSVEFDKTKFAKVTTDEQLDQLTHSLIKQMSLDEKIQQLYGRPLSDAMILVINSAVFGRTPPVYGGGNERLNIPPYAFSDGPRGVRANKERTAGDKLGVTSFPVSMARGASWDIELESQIYDVIGKEMRASGINYTGTPTINLLRHPGWGRAQEVYSEDPWLMGEFGLAAVNALQHHNVMSCAKHFALNSIENSRFVVDVEVDERTLREVYLPHFKKVVQEGNVASLMASYNKVLGEYAGQNKYLLTDILRDEWGFKGFVSSDWFFGTYDGIASIQAGLNVEMPYQKVYQQDTIEQGIADGAITEAQIDKLVFDTLRTQLKFGLAQDPMAYPDSIIATPESIELTRIAAEKSMVLLKNGYDNSAPVLPFAKTKQQQIAVIGRLADMENLGDTGSSKTTEPYVVTPYEGIRDYNKKLGNKVVLDDASDISASKKLAAASDQVIVVVGYTHVEEGEFLLASEEANKAAKLGKRTGPKTNGGDRETLKLNPEDEALIKALAKTNDNLVVVYVGGSGIDLSAWDSQVPAILFSWYSGMEGGNALANVLYGDVNPSGKLPFSIAKQESDYPYFTPYTEKITYGYYHGYTLFDKENIEPAYPFGFGLSYSQYDYSDLVVNTPELTESDTLNVSVTVTNNGQVAGEEVVQLYLGFDNSGVDRPVKLLRAFDKVHLEAGESKTIDLAVKAKDMAWYNPEAKAWQVEKMTYQVYVGGSSAQQDLLVESYQVL